In Planctomycetota bacterium, the DNA window GACGCGGCCGCCCTCGCGGCCTTCCAGTGGTCGCTCCTGGACGAGACCGGCCAGCAGCCCGATCTGGGCCACGCGAGCGGGCACGGGGCGGTCGCCTACTTCCTGCCCGCCGACGGCCGGCTGGCGGCGTCGCCACCCGCGGACGCCGGCATCGCCGCCTGGCCGACCCGCGCCGAGACCCTCGCCGCCCTGCGTTCGATAACGCCCTCGGGCGCGACCGATAGCGCTGCCGATGCCCAAACCTGGGAGCGCGCCGCACGCCTACTGGCGACCTACTGGATGTGGCTGCTGGGAAGGCCGATACCTTCCGCACCGTCCGTGTTCGGGCCTCTTGCGGGTTGACCCTCGTCGCACGAGCGTCGCTCCGGAGCCGATTCGTTGGGAGCGCGGGCGGGCATCAAGGAACGACGCGAGGCAGTCCACCCGAGGCAGGCCCAGCATGGAACCCGGCGCCATCGACCAGATCCTCTCCTGCGAGACCCTCCCCTCGCTACCGGCGACCGCCATCCGGGTGCTCGAGATCTCCGCCGACCCAGAGTGCTCCGTCCGCGAGCTGGCCGAGACCATCCGCTTCGACCAGGGCCTCACCGCCAAGATCCTCAAGACGGTCAACTCGAGCTTCTTCGGCCTACGGACCAAGTGCGCCACGATCGACAAGGCGCTGGTTGTGCTGGGGCTCCGCGAGCTGCGCAACCTGGCGCTGGGCTTCTCGCTCGTGCCGGCGATGGAATCGGCCTACACGAGCGACTTCGACCCGGTGGACTACTGGCGGCGAGGCATCTACACCGCCGTCGCCGCCAAGATTATCGCGGGCAAGGTCGCCCCGCAGATCGCCGACGAGGCCTTCCTCGGGGGGCTGCTGCAGGACATCGGCGTGATGGCGATGCTGCAGGCGCTCGGGCCGTCCTACGCCCAGCTGCTTGCGACGACCGCCGACGACCACCGCAAGCTCGCCGCCGCCGAGCTGCGCGTCTTCGACATGCAGCATCCCGAGGTGGGCGCCCTACTCGCCCGCAAGTGGCAGCTGCCCGACGAGCTCAGCGTGCCGATCCGCTTCCACGAGCGGCCCACCGCGGCGCCGAACGAGGTCAAGGAGGTCGTCTGCTGCGTCGCGCTGGGCAACACCGTGCACCAGTGCCTGTCGTACGAGGACAAGGCCGACTGCCTGCGTCGCCTGTCCTCGCAGGCCAAGCGGCTGTTCAACCTCGACAGCGTGGACTGCGACGACATCGTGACGCAGACCGCCAAGGCCGCCAAGGAAGTGTCGCGGCTCTTCGAGGTCGAGACCGGCGAGACCGTCGACCCCGAGGCCCTGCTGAAGCGCGCCAAGG includes these proteins:
- a CDS encoding HDOD domain-containing protein codes for the protein MEPGAIDQILSCETLPSLPATAIRVLEISADPECSVRELAETIRFDQGLTAKILKTVNSSFFGLRTKCATIDKALVVLGLRELRNLALGFSLVPAMESAYTSDFDPVDYWRRGIYTAVAAKIIAGKVAPQIADEAFLGGLLQDIGVMAMLQALGPSYAQLLATTADDHRKLAAAELRVFDMQHPEVGALLARKWQLPDELSVPIRFHERPTAAPNEVKEVVCCVALGNTVHQCLSYEDKADCLRRLSSQAKRLFNLDSVDCDDIVTQTAKAAKEVSRLFEVETGETVDPEALLKRAKELQDEAGDEGDESYLDRSSAAAIVQGGEMIDPISGAMTRLAFEEQLEKIFAHHREKRQPLSLVLIRIAGFETLVEEEGLEAGDVAIVDAAESLDSACDAMADVCVGRFDASTLAVLAGAPQAEFVPAIQAWHAKASSQHAMSAGICSCEGDGYEVFAKSKQVLAVAHKALTVAVSSGGGSIRSVKPGKDKKAA